TCTCCTCCTTGTTGGAAATGTTGCCTGgtgatttttctctctccccctctttctttttgaaGTTTCTGTAGgagtgttatttatttattttccttttcctttttttgtgatATCAGTTTGAATCACTGTATAAATATCCTATGATTCAGTATAAAgttttttgtatgtattttcttttgtgtcatGACTGGGGGACTTTAAAAAACGTTTTTCTccttcaaatatatatatgtatatatatttatatatatatatatacatataaatatatatacatatatatctcTACCTCACTCTTTTTAATGAATctttggaaagaaaaacaagtacaTCTCACTCTGTGTCATTAGTCTATAAACAAACTTGGATGAAACCCACAGGGATTCTAGATAAACCTCACAAAGCCAACATAGGACGGGAGATGGAATTTAAGCGCTGGAAGATCAGCCCGACTTTCCCAGGGGTTTGCGTCTATGTACATCTATACCTCTGAGCAAACAAAGGAAAAGACTCATTCAATAAGTTAATCTGTTGAGTatttatttgagaaaatatGCTACAAAAATAAGTCAACGTACACTATAATTTGTGTATCGTATTCAGCGTAAGAGGCCGAGCCCAGACATTCCATCCCCACTGATTCCAGATATCATTGTCACAACTCGAATCCTCAAAAGACAAAacccttttttaaatcatctaaAACTGCTCATAAAGAAGTCCGAACAGTCAAAGTGAGGAATATTTAATAAAGGGAAAAAGCGTTTGTTGTTCACCTGCAGCCTGTGACcacacaacacatttcatcAGTTTCAGTGAAGTTTATTCCAAACATCCAGATCACGCTCTAAAATAATAAGATTCAGTCGTGTGTTAGGATCTGTAGCGTGAATGTAAGAAAAGATATGTCACTATACAAACACTTTAAAGAGACGGGAGCGACGCCACCTACCACGTGTTTCTACTTTCAGTCGGTGTTGGAATCAAAGCGGCAGAAGAAACTTTGATCTCGTCACTAAGATTATTAAACCAATCATTTTGGTTTATTTCTTCATGTCTCGGTGAACGCCGTCATCTCCCCTGTTCCACGTCTACCTGCTGAATGTCATGACGTTCTAGACTTACCTAAACACACCTTTGTTCCTGGCCTGTTGTACTGCTACTAACTTACAGTTAATGCTGCTGGTTCAAACAGTCACCTCAGTGGATCTTATACCGTCGAGCTTTAACATCTCAAAGCTTCACGTAAAAAACCTCAGTTCTACTTTTGAAGAGGGTGGATCAATGTTTGAACATTGTCTCAGTGCAAGGAGATGGTGACATTTGGaaattaaaagcaataaaaaaaaaaaaatatttaatgtgaaatgtAGGTGCTACATCTAAGTTCTCCTTAAGAATTGAATCTGTGTGATTTTAAGGAATAATGATCGAAGTGAACAATCCTcgggttaaaaaaaacagctgctttACACGACATtggtacaaaaacaaaatcaccagACAAGCAAACATCCTGTGTAGTTACTGAACATATCTGTGCATTTATTAAGTTTCTGTTCTTTCAGTTTGGATGTACATTATGCGATGGGTAAAATAAGAATACTTCTTatatatttcctctttttcaatTGTGAGAGTAGACATTACAGGGAACATGTGAGGTGAATTACTGGCTAGATCACAAACTATACAGCgtttaaaataaaacacgaGGACGAAGAATAGGACGGGGATGTCGCATAGATTACGGGTAGACAAGGTAAACAACAtgagtagaaaataaaagaaacatggaAGGCCTAAGATAACAGCTTCTCACTGTAGTCGCTTGTTTGCAGATTTCCAGTGTAAATATAAACACTAGCTAGAAAACATCTATCATTTCAATTCTTCAGACTGTTCTTCATGCAAACCTCATGTTTATGGAGGATGCgtcaatgcatttttaaaaactgcaataaTAAGTTTGAGGTTTAACATTCTCATGCCTCTCTTTTTATGATTTGCATTCCTTCTGAGGGGGCCTTGGTTCactaatattattttattataatgatttttcacaaaaagaaaaatctgtgtgTTCATTACCTGATTGGGGAAAgaaataatcacaaaaaaaaaaaccttcactaGACTCTTCTGTCTTCTTTCAAACTCTGTATCTGAGGCCTCAAAAAGTTTTTCACACTTATAGCTGAGATGGTATATTTTTCTGACGTGCCGTCTCCAAATGTGTATCTGAGAACttcttgtattttctttttttctcgctgaaattttgaataaataaatgaatgagaacTATGAGTGCCTGTTCTATTACCTCcaccatggaggttatgtttgtcCATAGGTTATGTCTGTTTGTTGCTTTTTAAGCACAATAATAGCactatataattatatatttcaaaGTTTTCAAATTCCCAAAAATTACTGGACGGATTTCCACGacacttggtggagggatgccatatgggtcagggaagaacacgTTAAACATTTAGTTGtggatccaggatatttttttactttctttagcATTGAGGGATAAGGTGCTGGACCTTGATCAGTAAGATCAGGCAGGTTTATGGGACTGATCTGGTTCAGTGAGTTAAGATGTGGTTTTAGAAGTgggctgttgggcctcggcGGAGGTAAACATTCTCCTGAGTGCCAcagtttcctctgttttttattcagcaACGTGGTTTCTGTTTGATGTTGAATATCTGTACTAGAAGTTAAACTGTGCTTTAGCGTGCCTGCTGCAGAATCAGCCATCATCATCCCTTCATACTGTTAGTGACGGGTCGACCAGCTGACCGAGCATGGTCTGTATGAcagtctgcagcagagggaCCAGAGTGTCGGCTGAGGCCAGGCCGCCAGATGTGGGTAAATGGATGAGGGCTGCCCTCCCCTGCCCGTGGTCCAATGAGCAGTAATATGCAAAATCACACAGGTACCTGAAAATAAGAAGTAAAGCATGACCTCAAGAGGTTGGAGTATCAGTCACACTGCGGACACAGAGTCCTACCGGCCAGCATCTCCAGAGTATATGACATCCATCCCTGCTTTCTTGAACTGTTTGGAAACGGCTCTCATGTTAATGACTGAGCAGAGTCTCTCTGGACCTTTGTCCGTGCAGCAGTGACCCTCAGGACAGAGTCCACACACGTCTTTGTCTCTGTAGCCACTGTTGTTCCCTGTTTGCTCCAACATGACGACACTGGAACCTCTAGCTATGCCCAGATGTACCGCGaactggaacacacacaaacacaaagggtAAAGTCAGATATTCATTCCAACAGCAGAGTACTTATGGCCTTCAACAAATCTGGACCAGGGCTGGAGATACCACTGAGGTTTTTGGAGAATACTGTGATGTGAACTGGAGTTCGGATTGATAGTTAATGAACTAATGAAGGTTAGGTGTGACTGATTGGCAGCCGGTGGCGACCCTGCGGTTCCAGAGGAGACAGAGCCCTCTGTGGGAGAGGCCGCGTGGGGAGCCTGCTGTTGGGCTGATAGCTGCGCTCGATCCTCGACCTCTGGCGACGAAGACAGCCCGGATCGGAGGGAGGAGGTGTGCAGCCTCCTTTAGATGCAGCTCTTCATGTCAGCTGATGTCTCCAGCTCATCCCATGCGCGCTGCTGCGCCGCCGGAACACCGGACTGAGCCATGGATCCCCGGGGAGTTGGACGGTAACTCAAGCTCGGACCCCGGGGGGAGAGGGGGTCTCGCCAACCCCGCAAGTATTTTAATAAACACTATTTGCGTATAGGCACATTAGTGATCCGGGAGGATGCCGTGACCTCACTGAGGGATAGCTTGATGGGTTAAGTAGTTCACTTCCTGGTCGCTGTTTGTGTGATACAAagatttaaattatatatattttgtgtgttaaatgtgaGTTCAGACATTTTTCCCACAACACGCCTATAGTAGCCTATTCGACCACCTACCCCCCAATTACTACAACATAAAATGACTTTAACATGTGaagtaaataacaaaatactctCGGGCCACAGATCTTGAGTTGTAAACTGTATCTTCACCTTTGGTTTAAGAGTTTTCCAAATCTCAGCGATGATTTGCTGAGTCTTCACATAACTCACAGGAAGCTCCTTAATGTAAACATCCACCTGCTCTCCCAGTCCAACCGACTCCAACCCCTGGAGAGGAAATACTGTTTACAATCATATTACATTATAGAAACTAATAACTGTGGAGCCCCTCTGGTGACGTTTGGGTAAAAAACGAAACGCGTAAAGTCACAGTCCCTCTCCCTGCGCACTGGGCACTGAACTGGGCTTTGAACGATGGATATTGGCGCAAATAAGCcgcaatgtttttttattgcaaacGTTTCCACCCCAGTGTAACTTCCGACATGTTAAACTACAGCTTGTTATAGAGGCTGCATCATGTGATTAAGTGAAACGTCTgatctcatccaagaggcttctccTGTCCAGTTCACCAGCTCTTCTACGGATTCATTACATGCAGTAGTTTCTCTCCCCAGACGTCACCAGAGGGTCTGCGTAAATAAAATGATCACACTTCACCTGGGCTGCTCTCCAGCTCGGGTTCACCAGGAACTGTCTGAAAGGTCCAAACCCTTGAAGATAGATCCTCAATCTCACTTTAGAATGAAAACAGATTATTCATGAACAAACCTCTGCTTCCTCACCTGTTACCACCACCGTTTCTCTTCCGGTCATTCTCCACGTGTTCGtgtctgtaaacacaaacagttgttgcgcatttcacaataaaagacacCCGAGCTCCTGCAACTCACCTTTTGTCCGCTTGAAGGCGCTGTTCCCAGTCTAATAAGTGCGGATGGTCAGTGTGGAAGTGATGCATTCAGGGGCTTACGGTAAGTTAGTAAATGTAATTTCTCATTTCGTTTttactatttatatatttactagatgctttttatatttcactttttttcaaatcaacaatatataagaacaTCTTACTGTGGGTGACCAATCCCTATGTATATTTGTAGGGATGGAAAAACAAAGCCGAGTTAGAGaagcaatatatatattctctaAAAACAAGAGAGAATTGTGcagtgaatggattgcacaCGAACAGGCAGAATGGATATTGCACAGTTAAGAAAGTTAAATCATAAGTTAAATATATTGTTGTTTAATAAGCGTAATGTTTGTGCAGTTATTTCTCCACAATTTGGTTCATTTTGTAATTCTCTGTCTAATAATGGCGTTTACATCTTCCCTTCTCGAGATCCCACCAGGCATCATATGATGTTGATATTTCAGGCAGCCTTTAAACGCAGCATAACATCTGCCAGGATTTACTGGGACGATCCAGTGAAGGACAGGacccgccctcctcctcctcctcctcctcctcctcctcctcctcctcctcctcctcctcctcctcctcctcctcctcctcctcctcctcctcctcctcctcctcctcctcctcctcctcctcctcctcctgctgcacttGACAAAGGCCACTGATCGCACAATACATCACAGTTGTGGCCACAGACTCTGAACACACCGGGGGAACCTGGCTCCTCAAACT
This genomic interval from Paralichthys olivaceus isolate ysfri-2021 chromosome 7, ASM2471397v2, whole genome shotgun sequence contains the following:
- the pgpep1l gene encoding pyroglutamyl-peptidase 1, encoding MTGRETVVVTGFGPFRQFLVNPSWRAAQGLESVGLGEQVDVYIKELPVSYVKTQQIIAEIWKTLKPKFAVHLGIARGSSVVMLEQTGNNSGYRDKDVCGLCPEGHCCTDKGPERLCSVINMRAVSKQFKKAGMDVIYSGDAGRYLCDFAYYCSLDHGQGRAALIHLPTSGGLASADTLVPLLQTVIQTMLGQLVDPSLTV